From a single Collimonas pratensis genomic region:
- the aceK gene encoding bifunctional isocitrate dehydrogenase kinase/phosphatase: MTSGNFPKLLSSQIAFDTARMILDGFDKHYRLFREASVLAKRHFEEADWKTAQLAARERIGFYDARVRECVQALEDEYDQGDLTDEVWREVKLHYIGMLTYHKQPELAETFFNSVCCNILHRTYFHNDFIFVRPAVSTEYIDTDEALPTYRVYYPAKDGLHYTLKRLITNLQLQRPFADLDRDVLLAEERIRQAFGDTPLEPNHQIQVLSNAFYRNKGAYVVGKMINGPREYPFVVPILHDRDGKLVLDAVLFDNKILTILFSFTRAYFMVDMEVPSAYVQFLRSLLPNKPRSEIYTILGLQKLGKALFYRDFLRHLRHSSDNFEIAPGIRGLVMVVFALPSFPYVFKVIKDFFPAPKETTNALVKEKYLLVKHHDRVGRMADTLEYSSVAFPRARFADELLAELKQVAPSVVEEDGDEIIIKHLYIERRMVPLNIYLSNAEQNDDQAALEHGITEYGNAIKELVAANIFPGDMLYKNFGVTRHNRVVFYDYDEIEYITDCNFRVIPQPRNEEDEMSAEPWYAIAKNDVFPEQFGVFLLGNPNVKKYFIKHHADLLTQQYWQQRKQHIQEGHFDDVFPYPQECRFSYSSNNQVAQAVTQAATQTS, from the coding sequence ATCACCTCTGGAAACTTTCCGAAATTACTGTCGTCGCAGATCGCTTTCGATACTGCGCGCATGATTTTGGACGGTTTCGACAAGCATTACCGTTTGTTCCGTGAAGCCAGCGTGCTGGCCAAGCGGCATTTTGAAGAAGCAGACTGGAAAACCGCTCAGTTGGCGGCGCGCGAACGGATCGGCTTCTACGATGCGCGTGTACGCGAATGCGTGCAGGCGCTGGAAGACGAATATGATCAAGGCGACCTGACCGACGAAGTCTGGCGTGAAGTCAAGCTGCACTACATCGGTATGCTGACCTATCACAAGCAGCCGGAGCTGGCGGAAACCTTCTTCAATTCGGTTTGCTGCAACATCCTGCACCGTACCTATTTCCATAACGATTTCATCTTCGTGCGGCCGGCGGTATCGACCGAATACATCGACACCGACGAAGCGCTGCCGACCTACCGGGTGTACTACCCGGCCAAGGACGGCCTGCACTATACGCTCAAGCGCCTGATCACCAATCTGCAGTTGCAGCGGCCGTTTGCCGACCTCGACCGCGACGTCTTGCTGGCTGAAGAGCGCATCCGCCAAGCCTTCGGCGACACGCCGCTGGAGCCGAATCACCAGATCCAGGTCTTGTCGAACGCCTTCTACCGTAACAAGGGCGCCTACGTGGTCGGCAAGATGATCAACGGACCGCGCGAATATCCCTTCGTCGTGCCCATCTTGCATGACCGCGACGGCAAGCTGGTGCTGGACGCGGTGCTGTTCGATAACAAGATCCTGACTATCCTGTTCTCCTTCACGCGCGCCTATTTCATGGTCGACATGGAAGTGCCGTCGGCCTATGTGCAGTTCCTGCGCAGCCTGCTGCCGAACAAGCCGCGCAGTGAGATCTACACCATCCTGGGTTTGCAAAAGCTGGGAAAAGCGCTGTTTTACCGCGATTTCCTGCGTCATCTGCGACATTCCTCGGACAACTTCGAAATCGCTCCCGGCATCCGCGGGCTGGTCATGGTGGTGTTCGCCTTGCCCTCGTTTCCCTATGTGTTCAAGGTGATCAAGGACTTCTTCCCGGCGCCGAAGGAAACCACCAACGCCCTGGTCAAGGAAAAATACCTGCTGGTCAAGCATCACGACCGTGTCGGCCGCATGGCCGATACCCTGGAATACTCCAGCGTGGCCTTTCCGCGTGCCCGATTCGCCGACGAACTGCTGGCCGAACTGAAGCAAGTGGCACCCTCGGTGGTGGAAGAAGACGGCGATGAAATCATCATCAAGCACCTGTATATAGAGCGGCGCATGGTGCCGCTCAACATTTACCTCAGCAACGCCGAGCAAAACGATGACCAGGCAGCGCTGGAACATGGCATTACCGAATACGGCAACGCCATCAAGGAACTGGTCGCCGCGAATATCTTTCCGGGCGACATGCTGTACAAAAATTTTGGCGTCACGCGTCACAATCGGGTCGTGTTTTACGACTATGATGAGATTGAATACATTACCGACTGCAATTTCCGCGTGATCCCGCAGCCGCGCAATGAAGAGGATGAAATGTCGGCCGAGCCCTGGTATGCGATCGCCAAAAACGATGTCTTTCCAGAGCAGTTCGGAGTATTTCTTCTCGGAAATCCGAACGTGAAGAAGTATTTCATCAAGCATCATGCCGATTTGCTAACCCAGCAATATTGGCAACAACGCAAGCAGCACATACAGGAAGGGCATTTCGACGATGTCTTTCCCTATCCGCAGGAATGCCGTTTTAGCTATTCGTCCAATAACCAGGTAGCGCAAGCAGTAACACAGGCAGCAACACAGACATCGTAG
- a CDS encoding pyridoxal-phosphate dependent enzyme, with protein sequence MTSLHIHTALLRHPQLSVALGKQVLLKMENTQPAGSFKLRGIGLLCQRAVAAGASHLVCPSGGNAGFAAAFAGAALGIKTTIVVPESTAATVCQRIRDIGAEVIVHGAVWDEANQLALQLCEQPGSVYIPPFDHPDIWDGNATMIDEAVQQAREQGVDFDVVICSVGGGGLMSGVLSGLHRNGLAHIPLIAAETDGAASLNAAVRAGELVSLPAITSIASTLAAKRVAAECFAWTQRHEVHSVVVSDAQAVSAALLFADQMRTLVEPACGAALAVAYENLPALAPYKRPLIVVCGGIGVSLAMLAGWKERFAL encoded by the coding sequence ATGACTTCACTGCATATTCACACCGCGTTACTGCGACATCCGCAACTTTCCGTCGCACTCGGCAAACAGGTGTTGCTGAAGATGGAAAACACCCAGCCGGCCGGCTCCTTCAAGCTGCGCGGCATCGGCTTGCTATGCCAGCGTGCGGTAGCTGCCGGCGCCAGCCACCTGGTGTGTCCGTCCGGCGGCAATGCCGGCTTTGCCGCTGCCTTCGCCGGCGCCGCGCTTGGCATCAAGACCACCATCGTCGTCCCTGAAAGCACCGCCGCCACCGTCTGCCAGCGCATCCGCGATATCGGCGCCGAGGTCATCGTGCACGGCGCGGTCTGGGACGAGGCCAACCAGCTGGCGCTGCAACTGTGCGAGCAGCCCGGCAGCGTCTATATCCCGCCTTTCGACCATCCCGATATCTGGGACGGCAATGCCACCATGATCGACGAAGCGGTGCAGCAGGCGCGCGAGCAGGGCGTCGACTTTGACGTCGTCATCTGCTCAGTAGGCGGCGGCGGCCTGATGAGCGGCGTGCTGAGCGGCCTGCATCGCAACGGCCTGGCGCACATCCCGCTGATTGCAGCCGAAACCGACGGCGCCGCCTCGCTCAACGCCGCCGTGCGCGCTGGTGAACTGGTAAGCTTGCCGGCGATCACCTCGATTGCTTCGACCCTGGCCGCCAAGCGTGTAGCCGCCGAATGTTTCGCCTGGACCCAGCGCCATGAAGTTCACAGCGTGGTGGTCAGCGATGCCCAGGCAGTCTCGGCGGCGTTGCTGTTCGCCGACCAGATGCGCACCCTGGTGGAACCGGCTTGCGGCGCGGCGCTGGCGGTGGCCTATGAAAATCTGCCGGCACTGGCGCCATATAAGCGGCCGCTGATCGTGGTGTGCGGCGGCATCGGCGTCAGCTTGGCTATGCTGGCAGGCTGGAAGGAACGGTTCGCGCTGTGA
- a CDS encoding isovaleryl-CoA dehydrogenase gives MIHLPGLTFDHGEDIDALRSAIQEFAAAEIAPRAAEIDRNDQFPMDLWKKMGDLGLLGITAEEEYGGSGMGYLAHIIAMEEISRASASVGLSYGAHSNLCVNQIKRNGSPEQKAKYLPKLISGDHVGALAMSEPNAGSDVVSMKLRAELKGDRYILNGSKMWITNGPDADVLVVYAKTDLEAGARGMTAFLIEKSFKGFSVAQKLDKLGMRGSHTGELVFQDCEVPAENVLGGLGKGVNVLMSGLDYERTVLSGGPLGIMQACMDVVVPYVHDRKQFGQSIGEFQLMQGKLADMYSTMMACKAYVYAVGQACDRAKNPAAARALRKDAAGAILYSAEKATWMAGEAIQALGGNGYINEYPVGRLWRDAKLYEIGAGTSEIRRMLIGRELFAETM, from the coding sequence ATGATCCATTTACCAGGCCTGACGTTCGATCACGGCGAAGACATCGATGCATTGCGCAGCGCCATCCAGGAATTTGCCGCAGCGGAAATCGCCCCGCGCGCCGCTGAAATCGACCGAAACGACCAGTTTCCGATGGACCTGTGGAAGAAAATGGGCGATCTTGGCCTGCTCGGCATCACCGCGGAAGAAGAATACGGCGGCAGCGGCATGGGCTACCTGGCGCACATCATCGCCATGGAAGAAATCTCGCGCGCTTCAGCCTCGGTCGGCCTGTCCTACGGCGCCCACTCGAACCTGTGCGTGAACCAGATCAAGCGCAACGGCAGCCCTGAACAAAAAGCCAAATACCTGCCGAAACTGATCTCCGGCGACCATGTCGGCGCGCTCGCCATGTCCGAGCCGAACGCCGGTTCCGACGTCGTCAGCATGAAGCTGCGCGCCGAGCTCAAGGGTGACCGCTATATCCTGAACGGCAGCAAGATGTGGATTACCAACGGCCCCGACGCCGACGTCCTGGTGGTCTACGCCAAGACCGACCTGGAAGCTGGCGCCCGCGGCATGACCGCCTTCCTGATCGAAAAGAGCTTCAAGGGCTTCAGCGTCGCGCAAAAGCTGGACAAGCTTGGCATGCGCGGCTCGCACACCGGCGAACTGGTGTTCCAGGATTGCGAAGTGCCGGCCGAAAATGTGCTGGGCGGCTTGGGCAAGGGCGTCAACGTCCTGATGTCCGGCCTGGACTATGAGCGCACGGTTTTGTCCGGCGGTCCGCTTGGTATCATGCAAGCATGCATGGATGTCGTAGTCCCTTACGTGCATGACCGCAAGCAGTTCGGCCAGTCCATCGGCGAATTCCAGCTGATGCAAGGCAAGCTGGCCGATATGTATTCGACCATGATGGCATGCAAGGCCTATGTCTACGCAGTGGGCCAGGCTTGCGACCGCGCCAAGAACCCGGCCGCGGCCCGCGCCTTGCGCAAGGATGCCGCCGGCGCGATCCTGTATTCGGCGGAAAAAGCCACCTGGATGGCGGGCGAAGCGATCCAGGCGCTGGGCGGCAACGGTTATATCAATGAGTATCCGGTTGGACGCCTGTGGCGCGACGCCAAGCTGTACGAAATCGGCGCCGGCACCAGCGAAATCCGCCGCATGCTGATTGGGCGAGAGTTGTTTGCGGAAACGATGTAA
- a CDS encoding MerR family transcriptional regulator yields MPTYTITELAREFDITPRAIRFYEDQGLLSPKRDGAGGRNRVYAGRERTRLKLTLRGKRLGLTLSEIKSLVDMYDSPKDSAPQLELFLQVLARHREHLEQQREDIEVTLEEITAHEDECRRLLNSGQLSDHPALAAAGPKD; encoded by the coding sequence ATGCCCACTTACACCATCACCGAACTGGCCCGCGAATTCGATATTACCCCGCGGGCGATCCGTTTCTATGAGGATCAGGGCTTGCTGAGCCCGAAGCGGGATGGCGCCGGCGGCCGCAACCGCGTGTATGCCGGGCGCGAGCGCACCCGCCTGAAACTGACCCTGCGCGGCAAACGCCTGGGTCTGACGCTGTCGGAAATCAAGAGCCTGGTCGACATGTACGATTCGCCCAAGGACTCGGCGCCGCAACTGGAACTGTTCCTGCAGGTGCTGGCCCGCCACCGCGAACATCTGGAACAGCAGCGCGAAGACATCGAAGTCACGCTGGAAGAAATCACCGCCCATGAAGATGAATGCCGGCGCCTGCTGAACAGCGGCCAGCTGAGCGATCATCCGGCGCTGGCGGCGGCCGGTCCCAAGGACTGA
- a CDS encoding class I SAM-dependent methyltransferase produces MDTVSWESYDVHSEQFFQTYEGLNFAKIHRAFLRFLPIKGSRCLDVGAGSGRDAYALAKRGYYVTAVEPSDSMRHLAESNHRHPDIHWVADSLPSLKQVRSLQMKYEFILLSAVWMHVHPNRREEALNTLSSLLTRDGHIALTVRLGPASSERIMYPVIVEELITQAEKQGLFPVYVSRAMTDRMNRHEVTWKKIVLTR; encoded by the coding sequence ATGGATACAGTTTCCTGGGAAAGTTACGACGTTCATAGTGAGCAGTTTTTTCAAACTTATGAAGGGCTGAATTTTGCCAAAATCCATCGAGCTTTTTTACGATTCTTACCAATCAAAGGATCACGTTGTCTTGATGTCGGCGCAGGTTCTGGTCGCGACGCGTATGCATTGGCGAAACGAGGTTATTACGTAACTGCTGTTGAGCCTAGTGATTCGATGAGGCATCTTGCGGAAAGTAATCATCGACATCCCGATATTCACTGGGTAGCTGACAGCCTTCCATCTTTGAAGCAAGTCCGCTCCCTTCAAATGAAATACGAATTTATACTGTTGAGCGCGGTTTGGATGCATGTGCATCCGAATCGTCGAGAGGAAGCACTTAATACACTCTCGTCTTTGCTGACACGAGACGGGCATATCGCACTGACTGTTCGCTTGGGGCCTGCAAGCAGTGAACGAATAATGTATCCAGTAATAGTGGAAGAATTGATTACTCAGGCTGAAAAACAGGGGCTCTTTCCTGTTTATGTTAGTCGTGCCATGACCGATCGAATGAACAGGCACGAGGTTACATGGAAGAAAATCGTGCTTACGAGGTAA
- a CDS encoding recombinase family protein — protein MLRDQAGDGDVLNASQFQAAEYVRMSTEHQQYSTENQRDKIREYAVQRNIEIVRTYADEGKSGLRIDGRQALQRLIKDVETGTADFQIILVYDVSRWGRFQDADESAYYEYVCRRAGIQVAYCAEQFENDGSPVSTIVKGVKRAMAGEYSRELSAKVFAGQCRLIELGYRQGGPAGYGLRRVLIDQSGAVKSELARGEHKSLQTDRVILMPGPEGETHIVNQIYQWFIDDSLNEYEIAERLNTMNIVTDLGRPWTRATVHEVLTNEKYVGNNIYNRISFKLKKMRVVNSADMWIRKDGAFESVVPPEIFYTAQGIMRARARRFTDEELVDRLRSLYKNRGFLSGLIIDEMEGMPSSTVYAHRFGSLIRAYEIVGFTPDRDYRYLEINRFLRRLHPKIVVETETNIAELGGQVVRDSATDLLQVNREFSVSLVLARCQTHDSGRNRWKIRFDSSLVPDITVAVRLDQTNQSPLDYYLLPRLDFGQARLNLAEQNAIEFDSYRFDTLDYLYGMAERARMRRAA, from the coding sequence ATGTTACGAGATCAGGCAGGCGATGGCGATGTTCTGAATGCCTCGCAATTCCAGGCAGCAGAGTATGTGAGGATGTCGACCGAACACCAACAATACTCGACTGAAAATCAACGCGACAAAATTCGCGAATACGCGGTCCAACGCAACATCGAGATCGTGCGCACCTATGCCGACGAGGGTAAAAGCGGCCTGCGTATCGATGGTCGTCAGGCATTGCAACGTTTGATTAAGGACGTCGAAACGGGCACCGCCGATTTCCAGATCATCTTGGTGTACGACGTCAGCAGGTGGGGACGATTTCAAGATGCGGACGAAAGTGCTTATTACGAGTACGTATGTCGACGCGCTGGCATCCAAGTCGCCTATTGTGCCGAACAATTCGAGAACGACGGCTCGCCGGTTTCGACCATCGTCAAGGGCGTCAAACGGGCCATGGCTGGCGAATACAGTCGAGAGTTGTCAGCCAAGGTATTTGCGGGACAATGTCGACTAATTGAACTGGGATATCGACAAGGTGGACCCGCCGGGTATGGCTTGCGGCGCGTATTGATTGACCAGTCCGGGGCCGTCAAAAGCGAACTTGCGCGTGGCGAACACAAAAGCCTCCAGACGGATCGTGTGATTTTGATGCCCGGCCCCGAAGGCGAAACCCACATCGTTAACCAGATTTATCAATGGTTCATCGACGACAGCCTCAACGAATATGAGATTGCCGAACGCCTAAACACCATGAATATCGTGACTGACCTCGGCCGACCTTGGACACGCGCTACCGTGCACGAGGTGCTGACTAATGAGAAATATGTCGGCAACAACATTTATAACCGCATCTCTTTTAAATTGAAAAAGATGCGAGTGGTGAATAGCGCAGATATGTGGATTAGAAAGGATGGCGCCTTCGAATCTGTGGTGCCTCCAGAAATTTTCTATACTGCGCAAGGCATCATGCGCGCACGAGCTCGGCGTTTCACCGACGAGGAATTGGTTGATCGCCTTCGCTCCTTGTACAAGAACCGAGGATTCCTATCGGGACTGATCATCGACGAAATGGAAGGCATGCCGTCATCCACTGTGTATGCTCATCGATTTGGCAGTCTGATCCGAGCCTATGAAATAGTGGGCTTTACGCCCGATCGAGATTATCGCTATCTCGAAATAAACCGATTCCTGCGACGTCTGCATCCGAAAATTGTAGTGGAGACTGAAACCAATATAGCCGAGCTTGGTGGGCAGGTTGTTCGCGACTCGGCAACTGACCTGCTGCAGGTGAATCGGGAATTCTCGGTATCCCTGGTGCTAGCCCGTTGCCAGACACATGATTCAGGTCGTAACCGCTGGAAAATCCGGTTCGATAGCAGCCTGGTGCCGGACATCACTGTGGCCGTACGTCTCGACCAAACGAACCAGTCACCTCTAGATTACTATCTATTGCCGCGACTGGATTTCGGTCAGGCACGCCTTAACCTCGCAGAGCAAAATGCAATCGAATTTGACAGCTATCGCTTTGACACTCTCGATTATCTTTATGGCATGGCGGAGCGCGCTCGCATGAGGAGAGCAGCATGA
- a CDS encoding plasmid partitioning protein RepB C-terminal domain-containing protein, with amino-acid sequence MTQNHKPGELRMIPVDRIDVLNPRERNNKVFEEITKNIQMIGLKKTITVTPRAGSDGEERYLLVCGEGRMKAFKSFGETTIPALVVSVSDEDAFIMSLAENIARRHYRPLELFASIQALFDQGYDQKTIASKTGLTLEYVHGIVALLERGEERLLVAVERGKIPLNAAIAIVGAGDDDKAVQAALQEAYESGKLRGKHLQEARRVIERRQTLGRSVARGTPRKRIDVTTSSLVRTYQKEVERQRLMVKKAEFAQQRLLFVVGALRQLLADENFTNLLRAEGLDTLPKYLTDRIWTAGSKP; translated from the coding sequence ATGACCCAGAATCATAAGCCTGGCGAGTTAAGGATGATCCCGGTAGACCGTATCGACGTACTCAATCCTCGCGAGCGGAATAATAAAGTGTTTGAGGAAATCACAAAAAATATACAGATGATCGGGCTCAAAAAAACGATCACCGTGACACCGCGCGCCGGTTCCGATGGCGAAGAACGTTACTTATTAGTTTGTGGCGAAGGACGCATGAAGGCGTTCAAGTCCTTTGGCGAAACCACCATTCCCGCACTAGTTGTCTCTGTTAGCGATGAAGACGCATTCATCATGAGCCTTGCCGAGAATATCGCGCGTCGGCACTATCGTCCGCTGGAGCTATTCGCGAGCATACAAGCATTGTTCGATCAAGGATATGACCAAAAAACCATTGCTTCGAAAACAGGGCTAACCCTCGAGTATGTGCACGGCATTGTTGCACTATTGGAGCGGGGCGAAGAGCGATTGCTGGTTGCAGTCGAGAGAGGAAAGATTCCACTCAATGCGGCAATCGCGATAGTTGGTGCAGGCGACGATGACAAAGCCGTGCAGGCCGCATTACAGGAAGCCTATGAATCGGGCAAGCTGCGCGGCAAGCACTTGCAAGAAGCTAGGCGCGTAATCGAGCGACGCCAAACTTTGGGACGATCGGTAGCGCGCGGCACGCCACGTAAAAGAATAGACGTCACAACGTCCAGTTTGGTGCGAACTTATCAGAAGGAAGTCGAACGACAACGTTTGATGGTAAAGAAGGCCGAATTTGCGCAACAACGCCTGCTATTTGTGGTCGGCGCCTTACGTCAGCTTCTCGCGGACGAAAATTTTACCAATTTACTACGTGCTGAAGGTTTGGATACTTTGCCCAAATATTTGACGGATCGAATATGGACGGCTGGGAGCAAGCCATGA
- a CDS encoding plasmid partitioning protein RepB C-terminal domain-containing protein yields MTGISLGFSLEPLSLPLTSILPSRKMPEGLITSRKFKQICSSIGEVGLIEPLSITPVIRDLEQYMLLDGHIRLIAMRDLGFVDAPCLVSTDDEAYTYNSRINRLSTIQEHFMIRRAIDRGVSPDRLAKVLSVDVSQILKKMNLLDGICAEAADMLKDRQFSVEISRVLRKMNSTRQVECVELMIAANTVTVAYAEAMLVATPEEFLVEAKKTLKLTGVTQEQMAKMEREMANLQGQYKMVEQNYGQDVLNLVLAKGYLTKLLENPSVARYLRQRQPEVLAEFELIIKTTALDQ; encoded by the coding sequence ATGACGGGGATATCGCTTGGCTTTTCTCTTGAACCGCTATCGCTGCCGCTCACCAGCATCCTTCCATCACGAAAGATGCCTGAAGGCCTCATCACGTCTCGCAAATTCAAACAGATTTGTTCCTCCATTGGAGAGGTCGGTTTAATCGAACCCCTTTCCATTACGCCAGTCATTCGCGACTTAGAGCAATATATGCTTCTGGATGGGCACATCCGCCTCATCGCGATGCGCGATCTTGGATTTGTCGATGCACCGTGCTTGGTGTCGACCGACGATGAAGCATATACCTACAACAGTCGTATCAATCGGCTATCGACGATCCAGGAGCATTTCATGATCCGCCGCGCCATTGATCGCGGAGTCTCGCCTGACCGGCTTGCCAAAGTGTTGAGTGTCGACGTAAGTCAAATACTCAAGAAGATGAATTTGCTCGACGGCATCTGCGCCGAGGCAGCGGACATGCTGAAAGATAGGCAGTTTTCGGTGGAAATATCCAGGGTGCTGCGCAAGATGAATTCAACTCGACAGGTAGAGTGCGTCGAGTTGATGATTGCTGCGAACACCGTGACGGTGGCTTATGCTGAAGCTATGCTGGTGGCAACGCCGGAGGAATTCCTGGTAGAAGCAAAAAAGACGTTGAAGCTGACTGGTGTCACACAGGAGCAGATGGCAAAAATGGAGCGAGAAATGGCGAATCTCCAGGGGCAATACAAAATGGTCGAGCAAAATTACGGTCAGGACGTGCTCAACTTGGTTCTCGCCAAAGGCTATTTGACGAAGCTATTGGAGAACCCATCAGTTGCCCGCTATCTCCGCCAACGGCAGCCGGAGGTATTGGCTGAATTCGAGTTGATCATTAAAACGACCGCGCTGGATCAGTGA
- a CDS encoding cysteine desulfurase family protein — translation MIYLDNNATTRTARAAIDAMQFYFNECYFNASTSTAAFTGADRPREDAAAAMATLLNAEDPTCFIFTSGATESNNWLFAALEKNVLRGRVIVSAIEHPSISEPATAIEANGFEVLEVPVDDQGVIRLDLLEDMLTAETRLVSIMAANNETGVLQPISEIGRLVRRVCPSAVFHTDATQAVGKISIDLQENWSDVDMLSFSAHKFHGPKGVGGLYFRSGLELTPLLLGGGQEHGLRSGTTNTPGLAGLAAAARGVDLCAADKIASLRDQFEAHIKAALPVSIHSSHASRLPNTSCFSIQGILGDELAQSLAGAGIIVGTGSACSSGATQPPKTLLAMGVNYQTANSSIRVSLSSETTFDELLIALETLTLLNKELCSFSK, via the coding sequence ATGATCTATCTCGACAACAATGCTACTACTAGAACTGCGCGCGCTGCGATCGATGCGATGCAATTTTATTTCAACGAATGTTATTTCAATGCATCCACATCAACTGCAGCTTTCACGGGAGCAGACAGGCCGCGTGAAGACGCTGCAGCGGCTATGGCGACCCTGTTAAATGCTGAAGATCCTACGTGCTTTATATTTACATCTGGAGCGACTGAGTCTAACAATTGGTTGTTCGCCGCTCTAGAGAAAAACGTCTTACGCGGTCGCGTGATTGTAAGTGCAATCGAGCACCCATCTATTTCGGAACCGGCAACTGCAATTGAAGCAAATGGCTTTGAAGTGCTGGAAGTGCCAGTAGATGATCAAGGTGTTATTCGCCTCGATTTATTGGAGGATATGTTGACTGCAGAAACACGGCTTGTTTCAATTATGGCTGCAAATAATGAAACCGGTGTGCTTCAACCGATTAGCGAAATTGGTAGGTTAGTTCGCAGAGTATGTCCTTCGGCGGTATTTCACACCGATGCGACGCAAGCAGTAGGAAAAATTTCGATAGATCTTCAGGAAAATTGGAGTGACGTCGATATGCTTTCATTTTCGGCCCATAAATTTCATGGTCCGAAAGGTGTAGGTGGGCTGTATTTTCGTTCAGGGCTGGAACTCACCCCACTATTGTTAGGAGGAGGGCAAGAACACGGCTTGCGCTCGGGAACTACAAATACGCCGGGTCTTGCAGGATTAGCAGCGGCGGCTCGTGGTGTTGATTTATGTGCCGCAGACAAAATTGCCAGTTTACGTGATCAGTTTGAGGCACACATAAAAGCGGCATTACCTGTATCAATTCATTCTTCCCATGCATCTCGCCTACCAAACACGAGTTGCTTTTCAATCCAAGGAATTTTGGGAGATGAATTAGCCCAAAGCCTTGCTGGTGCGGGGATTATCGTGGGTACTGGGTCCGCATGCTCATCTGGCGCTACACAACCTCCGAAAACTCTCCTTGCGATGGGAGTCAATTATCAAACAGCAAATAGTAGTATTAGAGTCAGTCTTAGTTCAGAGACAACGTTTGATGAGCTTCTCATTGCGTTGGAAACATTGACCCTATTAAACAAAGAATTATGTTCGTTTTCAAAATAA